In a single window of the Melioribacteraceae bacterium genome:
- a CDS encoding Na+:solute symporter — MQLQNVDWFFIIGFFVITTIVGVWVTKRAGQNSTEFFLSGRNMPWYLLGFSMVATTFSIDTPNLVTDIVRQNGISGNWVWWSFLLTGLLTVFVYAKLWRRSNVLTDVEFYEIRYSGKSAAFLRGFRALYLGVFFNVAIMASVTLAAVKVGTVMLNMTPLEIILIAGTVTVIYSSLGGFLGVLLTDFVLFIAALTGSIIAAYVAVNLPQIGGLSKLLSDPNVADKLSLLPNFNNYETALIVFIIPLTVQWWSVWYPGSEPGGGGYIAQRMLAAKNEKHAMGATLFFNFAHYAIRPWPWIIVALSSIIAFPSLESIQHAFPNVDPNIIRHDMAYPAMLTFLPTGVLGFVIASLIAAYMSTMSTSLNWGSSYVVNDFYKRFVKPDSTEKHLVLIGRLSTVLMMVLASIFALYMQSALSAFNILLQIGAGTGLLFILRWFWWRINAFSEITAMIVSFLVAIFFLILSSYHNSQIELLIASGLDRADAIQKIGPLKSYEELIIGVSITTISWIIATLLTKPTSTEKLISFYKLVHPGGKGWDKITSIMKEEDKNYNSSFSKSYISEGILGMVVGCIGIYSLLFAIGNWLYSQYILATVLSIVAVVCSFLIFKIWSKLHTE, encoded by the coding sequence ATGCAACTACAAAATGTGGACTGGTTTTTTATAATTGGCTTTTTTGTCATTACGACTATTGTTGGAGTATGGGTTACAAAACGGGCGGGGCAAAATTCTACCGAATTTTTTCTTTCTGGGAGAAATATGCCCTGGTACTTGCTGGGCTTTTCGATGGTGGCAACCACCTTCTCAATCGATACTCCAAATCTGGTAACAGATATTGTTCGGCAAAATGGAATTTCAGGCAATTGGGTATGGTGGTCATTTTTATTAACCGGGTTGCTCACCGTTTTTGTCTACGCTAAACTTTGGCGCCGGTCAAATGTATTAACCGATGTGGAATTTTATGAAATACGATATAGCGGTAAATCTGCTGCATTCCTTCGTGGATTTAGAGCACTTTACCTGGGAGTTTTTTTTAATGTAGCTATAATGGCGTCTGTTACTTTAGCGGCTGTGAAAGTTGGAACTGTAATGCTCAATATGACACCCCTTGAAATTATTTTAATAGCGGGGACTGTTACTGTAATATATAGTTCACTTGGTGGATTTCTTGGTGTACTTTTAACGGATTTTGTGCTATTCATTGCGGCTCTCACCGGTTCAATAATTGCGGCTTATGTTGCGGTAAATCTTCCACAAATTGGGGGCTTATCAAAACTACTCTCAGATCCGAATGTTGCAGACAAGTTATCACTTCTCCCAAATTTTAATAATTATGAAACTGCGCTAATAGTATTCATTATTCCACTCACTGTTCAATGGTGGAGTGTTTGGTATCCCGGTTCTGAGCCCGGAGGAGGCGGATATATTGCTCAAAGAATGCTAGCGGCAAAAAATGAAAAACATGCAATGGGGGCAACACTATTTTTTAATTTTGCTCATTACGCAATTAGACCCTGGCCATGGATTATTGTCGCGCTTTCTTCAATAATTGCTTTCCCATCATTAGAATCAATTCAACATGCATTTCCAAATGTTGACCCAAATATTATTCGTCATGATATGGCATATCCGGCAATGCTTACCTTCCTACCAACCGGTGTTCTCGGTTTTGTGATTGCTTCATTAATCGCGGCTTATATGTCAACAATGTCAACCAGCCTTAATTGGGGATCTTCTTATGTAGTTAATGATTTTTATAAACGATTTGTTAAACCTGATTCAACTGAAAAACATCTGGTTTTGATCGGAAGACTTTCTACTGTATTAATGATGGTGCTTGCAAGTATTTTTGCATTATATATGCAGAGCGCGTTAAGTGCTTTCAATATTCTGCTTCAGATTGGTGCGGGAACAGGACTACTATTTATTCTTCGATGGTTCTGGTGGAGAATAAATGCTTTCAGCGAAATAACCGCAATGATTGTTTCCTTTTTGGTAGCTATATTTTTCCTAATTCTTTCTAGTTATCATAATTCTCAAATTGAATTATTGATTGCATCCGGATTAGATCGCGCCGATGCCATTCAAAAAATTGGTCCACTTAAATCCTATGAAGAATTAATTATCGGTGTAAGTATCACCACCATCTCATGGATAATTGCTACATTATTAACAAAACCAACTAGCACCGAAAAATTAATTAGTTTTTACAAGCTTGTGCACCCCGGCGGAAAAGGATGGGATAAAATAACTTCAATAATGAAAGAGGAAGATAAAAATTACAACTCATCATTTAGCAAATCATATATTTCAGAAGGAATTCTTGGAATGGTTGTGGGATGCATAGGAATTTACAGCTTATTGTTTGCTATTGGTAATTGGCTCTACTCGCAATATATCCTTGCAACAGTCTTAAGTATTGTTGCGGTGGTATGTTCATTTTTAATATTCAAAATCTGGAGTAAGCTTCACACTGAATAA
- a CDS encoding phytanoyl-CoA dioxygenase family protein: protein MQSSILEKTYPLTQKQIDFYRENSFIKLKEVLSVEVIEYYNKIISMRVDALKKIDIPLAQRDTYGKAFLQLANLWCEDEQIKELIFSRRLAQIATELMEVDGVRLYHDQALFKEAGGGITPWHADQHYWPLETDRTITAWIPLQNTPLNLGPLEFSAGSHKLLSGRELSISDESEISLKEKLRINNFPHIIEPFDIGEVSYHSGWVFHRAGANSSNQTRKVMTIIYMDKNMLLKEPEYDAQKLDWETWCPGAVVGEIINSPLNPILFERTG, encoded by the coding sequence ATGCAAAGCAGTATTCTTGAAAAAACTTATCCACTTACTCAAAAGCAAATTGATTTCTATAGAGAAAATTCATTCATAAAATTGAAAGAAGTGCTGTCGGTAGAAGTGATCGAATATTATAATAAAATTATTTCGATGAGAGTAGATGCTCTTAAAAAAATAGATATACCTTTGGCTCAGCGGGATACTTATGGAAAGGCATTTCTGCAGTTAGCAAATCTATGGTGTGAAGATGAACAAATTAAAGAACTCATCTTCAGCAGAAGACTAGCTCAAATAGCAACTGAACTAATGGAGGTTGATGGGGTTAGATTATATCATGATCAGGCATTGTTCAAAGAAGCAGGCGGCGGTATTACTCCATGGCATGCCGATCAACATTACTGGCCTTTAGAAACTGATAGAACAATAACCGCATGGATTCCTCTTCAAAATACACCTTTAAATTTGGGTCCTCTCGAGTTTAGCGCAGGAAGTCACAAATTACTCTCAGGCCGCGAATTATCGATAAGCGATGAAAGTGAAATTAGTTTAAAAGAAAAACTCAGAATTAATAATTTTCCCCATATCATTGAACCCTTTGATATTGGTGAGGTAAGTTATCATTCGGGATGGGTGTTTCATAGAGCCGGCGCCAATAGCAGCAATCAAACAAGAAAGGTTATGACAATTATCTATATGGATAAGAATATGTTATTGAAAGAACCGGAATATGATGCGCAAAAGTTGGATTGGGAAACCTGGTGTCCGGGAGCGGTTGTTGGAGAAATTATTAATTCTCCATTAAACCCAATTCTTTTTGAAAGGACTGGTTGA